Proteins found in one Pelmatolapia mariae isolate MD_Pm_ZW linkage group LG7, Pm_UMD_F_2, whole genome shotgun sequence genomic segment:
- the zgc:86839 gene encoding cyclin-dependent kinases regulatory subunit 2-like has protein sequence MSRNQIYSDRYSDDHYEYRHVVLPREMTKYIPKSHLMSEDEWRQLGVQQSQGWIHYMIHEPESHILLFRRPLPPKQ, from the exons atgTCTCGCAACCAGATCTATTCCGACAGGTACAGTGACGACCATTACGAGTACAG ACATGTTGTTCTGCCTCGGGAGATGACTAAATATATCCCAAAATCCCACCTGATGTCTGAAGACGAGTGGAGACAGCTGGGAGTGCAGCAGTCCCAGGGATGGATCCACTATATGATACATGAACCAG AGAGCCACATCCTTCTGTTCAGAAGACCTCTACCTCCAAAGCAATGA